Proteins from a genomic interval of Methanoplanus endosymbiosus:
- a CDS encoding cache domain-containing protein, with amino-acid sequence MTGKSAINFKGIIITALIVTALIFSAGCTGEAPPEPENQVIPTITEDITPAESVSPEEEKTPETTIIGEEEFVDFVDRAAQFANENGEEVAFSEYNKKDGIFSKGDLYIYAYNFEGILLAHPYQPEKIGTDRLDWTTANGLEFVRAAMDTAKNGEGYIMYMYPAPESGSINESESSTYIPKIGYVKKVNDNLWIGSGIYLRDYTDSKTGAMPEEIIKMTDLVEGTVEFAEENGDEEALKEIDLINGQFTQGNLYDYAYDYNCTMLAHPYMPEKIGTNLKEFTGPYGVKVIRVLAETAKNGGGYVVFGWENPENNNKPELKLGYVKPVNDKWWVGSGVYLSDLY; translated from the coding sequence ATGACTGGTAAATCAGCTATAAACTTCAAAGGTATTATCATTACAGCGCTGATAGTAACAGCGCTGATTTTTTCGGCAGGATGCACTGGAGAAGCACCGCCGGAACCGGAAAACCAGGTAATTCCCACTATAACAGAGGACATAACTCCGGCAGAATCAGTTTCACCAGAAGAAGAAAAAACTCCGGAAACAACAATAATAGGCGAAGAAGAATTTGTGGATTTCGTTGACAGGGCTGCCCAATTCGCCAATGAAAACGGAGAAGAGGTTGCATTTTCGGAATACAACAAAAAAGATGGAATATTCTCAAAAGGTGATCTTTATATCTATGCATATAACTTTGAAGGAATTCTTCTTGCGCACCCCTACCAGCCGGAGAAGATCGGCACTGACAGACTGGACTGGACCACTGCAAACGGACTTGAATTTGTTAGAGCTGCGATGGACACAGCCAAAAATGGCGAAGGATATATCATGTATATGTATCCTGCACCGGAGTCAGGAAGCATCAACGAGTCTGAATCATCCACATACATCCCGAAGATCGGTTATGTAAAAAAGGTGAATGATAATCTCTGGATCGGTTCAGGAATATATCTCAGGGATTACACCGACAGTAAAACCGGTGCTATGCCGGAAGAAATCATCAAAATGACAGACCTTGTTGAGGGAACAGTGGAATTTGCAGAAGAAAACGGTGATGAAGAGGCATTAAAGGAGATTGACCTAATCAATGGTCAGTTCACACAGGGAAACCTCTACGACTACGCCTATGACTACAACTGCACAATGCTCGCTCATCCGTACATGCCGGAAAAAATAGGCACAAACCTTAAGGAGTTCACAGGGCCGTATGGTGTAAAAGTAATCAGAGTATTAGCTGAAACTGCAAAAAACGGCGGAGGATATGTAGTCTTTGGATGGGAAAATCCGGAAAACAACAATAAACCGGAACTGAAACTCGGATATGTAAAACCTGTCAATGACAAATGGTGGGTCGGATCAGGCGTTTATCTCTCTGATCTCTACTGA